A region from the Flavobacteriales bacterium genome encodes:
- a CDS encoding phosphatidylserine decarboxylase family protein: MEIHKEGYNSLILAVVVCSTISYATMNTVENPILSALIYSICGLCFFIVLQFFRSPQRQSYSKNNLIHAPADGEVVVIEEIDEAQYFNEKRIQVSIFMSPLNVHVNWYPISGTVETVKYIPGKHLVAWNPKSSTDNEMTNVIVKHANGMKILVKQIAGALARRIVYYSKEQDDVKQGDQIGFIKFGSRVDLILPASVVLNVKIGDKVTGSETVIAKFDS; the protein is encoded by the coding sequence ATGGAAATTCATAAAGAAGGATATAATTCATTAATACTGGCTGTAGTTGTCTGTTCAACTATAAGCTACGCTACAATGAATACTGTAGAGAACCCAATACTTTCTGCCTTAATTTATTCCATTTGCGGGTTATGCTTTTTTATAGTGCTTCAATTTTTCAGAAGCCCACAAAGACAATCGTATTCTAAGAACAATTTAATACATGCTCCGGCAGACGGAGAAGTGGTTGTTATTGAAGAGATTGATGAAGCACAGTATTTCAACGAAAAGAGAATTCAAGTATCTATATTCATGTCGCCTTTAAACGTACATGTAAATTGGTATCCGATATCAGGCACTGTTGAAACAGTAAAGTATATTCCAGGAAAACATTTAGTAGCATGGAATCCAAAGTCATCTACTGATAATGAAATGACCAACGTGATAGTGAAACATGCCAATGGAATGAAAATTCTCGTTAAACAAATTGCAGGTGCGCTTGCAAGAAGAATAGTTTATTATTCAAAAGAACAGGATGATGTAAAGCAGGGAGACCAAATTGGCTTCATTAAATTTGGTTCTCGAGTTGATCTTATTCTACCAGCAAGTGTAGTACTTAATGTAAAGATTGGTGACAAAGTAACAGGCAGTGAAACTGTAATTGCCAAGTTCGATTCTTAG